Genomic DNA from Cheilinus undulatus linkage group 10, ASM1832078v1, whole genome shotgun sequence:
cactgtgcctcacacttttgcacaccacacttcTCAGATTTTCATTTGTACAAAATTttgaaagccatgtataattttCCTTCCACTTCACAATTATGCGCCACTTTGTGTTCGTCTATCATGTAAAATCCCAACAAAATATATTTACGTTTGTGGTTGTAgtgtgaagaaatgtggaagAGTTCAAGGGGTATGAATATTTTTGCAAGCTACTCTAGGTGTTTTCATGGTTTTTCTccctagtctccttcttgcatggtcactcagtttgtaaggacagtctgatccaggcagatttacacatgtgccatattcctttgaTTCCGTGATGATGGCTTTAACTGAACcttgggggatgttcagtgccttgacaTTTTTCATACCCTAACTTAGACTTTCAATGACCaatctctgagttgcttggcgtgttcttctgtcttcatggtgtaatggtagccaagaaaactgttaaaccagtgactggacctcacagacacagatgtctttatactacaattacttaagacacattcactgaactctggtgatccccatttcaccaaatgtgAAAATATAGATTATATTATTAAAACAAATGGGCACATTTTTCCCTCGGCTGTCATCGGAATCTTCATTGATGAAGTACATGAAATCTGTTTACatcatctgtgtgtgtgctgttttATTTCCCACCATGTCTTCATATAGTTACATATTAATGTGTGTGTATACtgttttttctgtcactttgtgTTCCTCTGTTTGTGTTCATCAAtgactcacagacacacacctgtCAGCAGGTGGCCAGTGATGCAGTATGGAGCACATATAAGACAGTGCGAGTCTGTGTGTGAATATGATGGGGAGGGCGACTCACAAACACTCAGACAGAGACCCTGATGGGTTCATGATGAACTCTGAAACTTCGGACACTCACACATTTGGCTCCTCGTGTTTCTCAGAAACATCTTATCATCATTACTGAACTTTAACAGGACATATAATCATAAAACTGAGGATGTGGTCCACTcacctccttcttctcctctatGGGCTCCTCCTGTGTGGCCCCTCGGCTCCTCTCTCGCTCAGCGGCAGCTCGCAAACCGTCCACAGCGTGGGCTCTCTGTTGTGGACCAGCGGCAGCTCCTGGGACAAGAGAGAGGCATCAACAGGCAGGGACGGAGAGTACCTGCTGGGCATTAAGAGACTGAGGAGACTCTATTGTAATGTGGGCATCGGTTTCCACATCCAGGTGTTACCCAACGGCAAGATCACGGGCGTGCACACAGAGAACAGATACAGTAAGTAGACTTAATAAGagtttaacaataaaaatgctaaaagtCTTTGGCTTTTGGACTCCATCATAATGACTTCATGTACTAGAGGGGTAGTGAGATTGACTGCAGAATTAGGATACCCCTcaatggagtctagacactggtggtggtgttgattagggatgcaggatcagatgagaaGCAGACTTCTGAGGAGTTGGACCAGAAAACCAATGATGTGACTTGGAAGAGGAGACTGAtgtatgcaggatgagatgagcaaaagacctgtgaggatctggactggatgctgatgaactgaatggaggtagctgtggtggaggagggttgtagcATTTTCACTGAAACAACATGCCAACTGTGAAAGAGAGCATGACAGATTtagacaggtgcatgatgattggtcaaatgaggttgtggcagaatctgataaGCTTATTACTTGAAAGAGTGaatgcccataatcagctgatcaccagagcgggaagagaaaatgaaaggaaggagagagagatacgaacaagtggtaaaaatgaatgagatAGAAAAaatcttcctgcttgaacttcaGCTGAGATCCTTTTAGATGAAGTTTTGTtagctatttgggtatttatatttaacatttGTTATGTCCTGTAGTTCTCAGTCCTTGTTCCCTAAAGAGATGCttctaaatgttttctttactcCTGATTGCTAAATGGGGAATTGCCTCAAAATATGCTCACAGCCTCTGCATTATGGCATCCTAATTTGcttaattatttgtttattgttttcgCAATTCATTCTACTTCTGGGCATGAGTGTCTTTTACATGTTTGTCTTTGGCATTGTTAGCCTTTACTTTTGTGAATATATACATGAAAATGATTGGaaactgttcttttttttttttgcctccatGCTGGTGAGTTTCAAAAACAGAGGCATAAAGTCTATCCGCCCAGGAGCACACTTGAATACGATACAGTTGGTGGTGGTATGTGCATGGTTTTGCGtatctgccaagaagaagaaagaagaagaaacatgcATTGCAACCACCTGGGTTGACATTTGTTTATGCTCCGTGTGATCAATGGAGTTCATCCTGCTAttatgaatgtctttttatcatttttgagaTCCCAACAACAACCCTCTACTGAGCCCCCAGTACTTGAGCATGGTTGCCTTCACATCTTAGATGTTTGCAGGTTGTCATTCATTCAGGTCATGGGTATCCAAATCTTGGTCAAGGGTGCAACTAAAACTCAAACAACTCCAGTTGCCCCTCGAATCATGCATGAGTACACATAAATCCTTCCACGCAACCTCTTCAAGTGGACTCATGCACATTGTGCTCACACTGATCAAATGTaccagactttggggtcaagtgtactcAGAACTGGGCCCAGGTCCCTAATGGGAAACGAGCGTAACTGacctgagtgtgtgtgtttttttatatcaggCCTTCTAGAGATTTCTCCAGTGGAGAGAGGAGTGGTGACGCTTTTTGGGGTGAGGAGCGGACTTTTCATCGCCATGAGTGACAGAGGGAAACTCTATGGATCGGTAAGAACTAAAGTGAATTGACATCAAACCATGACcagtttgtttatttgaaaaggTCACTAAATCTTTGATGATAATCCTTGGCAGtctgagccaatcacagcataACTAGAAGACACTTCAAGCTGCCCTACCTGTAAGTTTCAtcaaaaaggagagagagggtgtCTGCCCCTTAGACCCTGAATGATACATGGATCCAAAGAAGAAGGATCCGGATAACTGATAAATCTACTTCGCATATTATTTTTGTAGACGAGCTAGAAGTTGCACAATCAGGACTGTATTCTGATGTTTGCAGGAAATGCATTCATGAAAAAAGTTGTACTGAAAATCGGTATATGTGATGGTGGAGTGATTGTCTCTGCTGTATCCATACTATAGAGGCAGCATTGTCAGAACGCAGCCACACTTATTTATTAAACGAGCACAGAGCCACACTAAAGGTTTTTCATGAcaggaaagatgttttcgctcttttCCCAACCAGCTTCgacatgagttttatccacatcCTAATCCACTGTTCATTTACTACTGTTGGCCTGTTGCCTACTGTTTGTTTACGCTTGAAACCAGTGTCATAAAGTAGCATTTGCAGCCTCCCAAAACTCTGTTttcgtgtggatgaaacgccgatacgacaaaaacttttgcatatactcctgaatacgtctccatgtggatgggGCATTAGTTTATGTGGAGCTGTGCTTGCATACAACCTCaatttgtcttgttgctctgattggccagtaataaatgtgacagacagaacgtttgtccaatcaccttccgagaatattttgaaaagctctaCACTTTCCAAACACTTTACATGGAAGTTTTcccaaatgaatgtgaaatatatctatgCAATAGATATacgaaacagtctatctggcgtgtcaggttaactctgaGGAGATCTAGAACACTTTCCATACCTTCTTTTGGTCTTGTACGTGGCTCAACTGAAGTTCATGGGCTTCAACATTTCTTAAAATGCCAAACACCTAACAACTCATGAAGTGGAAACTTTCAGAAAAATCCAACTTACATTTTTGTGATTACCATAACAGGGGTTATACATatggtctcctctcttaccaCAATAAAACACCACCCTGTTtgatggcaccatttaaaatcaCAGTATGTTTTCCTCTGCATATGGATGTCACACTGAATTGTAGgtcatgttttgtttgatttgtcgGCTCCGCCCCCACACAGGAGCGATCAGCTGGAGTTCAAGTTGTTTTGAACGCTGACTGGGATGAAGTGAACCCTAAACCAAACAGCAGTTAGTCACCAAACACTTAGTCATCGACTCAGAGAACAGCAGGTGTGGATGTGGGGGGGCCTAGGTTAACCTTTTGCTGTAGTCCAGACCCATGTGACAGAGTCACACTTCATTATCTCTTATTTGTGTACTTTCCTTTAGTATTATTTTTAGgtaaactcctttttttttttttcaaaacaatagCTTTCATatgaaaaaagacaggaaaCCAAGGTAATTTGCCAGTAcctaaattttttttctttcatgtcttacaaagaaacacaaagagaaacccttcctctctctctcctcttcctcctcagggTCACTACAATGATGAATGCAAGTTTAAGGAGCAGCTCCTAGCCAACAACTACAATGCTTATGAGTCAGCTGCGTACCCCGGCATGTTTATCGGACTCAGCAAGACTGGGAAAACCAAGAGAGGAAACAGAGTTAGCCCCACCATGACCATGACACACTTTCTCCCCAGAATATGAAGTCTGTGATGAAAACCTTCCAGGAAATTCCAGGACCAACATCCTGGAGTACTGAAACATGCTTTCCTTTTCAGTAGGATCATAAACTGCGACATAAGTGTTGAAGCAGCGCTGCAGGACGGTGCATACTGAATCAACATGTCAATGACAACTCCAATGGACAGAGTAGTATCAGTGGTCACATGTCTGTCAGTATCAAATTTATCAAACTATGTCTAAAGGGACATGTTACTCACTGGATGTCAGCACAAATTCGCCACTTATCTACATATTCAGCCATGGCTATCTCCTGATGTGCTGGTACAAACAGTAAGGTTAATATGTCTTCATTGAT
This window encodes:
- the LOC121516762 gene encoding fibroblast growth factor 4-like, with product MWSTHLLLLLYGLLLCGPSAPLSLSGSSQTVHSVGSLLWTSGSSWDKREASTGRDGEYLLGIKRLRRLYCNVGIGFHIQVLPNGKITGVHTENRYSLLEISPVERGVVTLFGVRSGLFIAMSDRGKLYGSGHYNDECKFKEQLLANNYNAYESAAYPGMFIGLSKTGKTKRGNRVSPTMTMTHFLPRI